From the genome of Halalkalicoccus subterraneus:
ACTACAACCGCGCGGGGGTTCCGCTGATGGAGATCGTCACCGAACCCGACTTCCGAAGCCCGAAGGAGACGCGCGCGTTCCTTGCGAAACTCGAAGAGGTCCTCGAGTATCTGGGGGTCTTCGACAGCACGCGCGACGGCTCGCTGCGCATCGACGCGAACATCTCGCTGGTGCCCGGCGAGGAGGTCGAGGAGAGCGGCGCGATCGGTGCAGCGACCCTCGCGGCGGCAAACCGCACGGAGGTGAAGAACATCTCCAGTCACAAGGGCGCCGAGAAGGCGCTGGCCTACGAGGTGACCAGACAGAGAAACGCCCGCAGGCGGGGCCGGGAGATCGAACAGGAGACGCGCCACTGGGACGAGTCCCGCGGCATCACCGTCTCGATGCGCTCGAAGGAGGACGAAAAGGACTACCGGTACTTCCCGGAGGCCGACCTCCCGGTCCTCAAGGTGGCCGACTGGACGGAGTCGATCGACATCCCCGAACTACCCGAGGCTCGCCGCGAGCGCTTCCGCGAGGAGTACGGACTGGACGCGGAGGCGGCTTCGAAGCTCACCTCGACGAAACAGGTCGCGGACTTCTACGAGGACGTCGCCAGCGACTTCGATCCCGGCCTGGCGGCGACGTGGGTCGCCGACGACCTCCTGGGCGAGCTCAACTACCGCGACATGCGGATCGCGGACATCGAGGGCCGTCTCGACGACGTGCGCCGGCTGATCGAACTCGTCGACGAGGGGTTGATCACCGCGAAGAACGCCCGCGAGGTCGTTCTCAGAGAAATGCTCGATTCGAGGACCGACCCCGACGCCGTGGTCGAATCGGAGGGGTTGGGAAAGACCGACGACGAGGCGGTCGCCGCGGCCGTCGAGGAAGCCATCGAGGAGAACCCCGAGGCGGTCGCGGACGTCGAGGCCGGCGACGACGGTGCGATCAACTTCCTCGTCGGACAGGTGATGGGAAAAACGGGCGGCAGCGCCGACCCCGGTCGAGTCAATCAGTTGCTCCGCGAGCGACTGTAATCGGCGGCGTTATACGAGCGCCAGCGCGGCGTCGAAGACGAACTGTACGCTCATCATGCAGGCTTCGCCCATCGGTTCTATCATCTCCAGTTCCACGTTCGAGACGGATTCTTCGCTCGCCATGCGTTCAGGTACCCCTCCGAGCGCGGTAATACCTGTCGGTCGATTCCCCGGACGACGGGGTGAACCACTATGTCGCTCGCGGTCGAAGGTGTCCGTGTATGTCCGATACGATGTCCGACGAGCAGGACCTGTCGCGCAACGAAGTCGCGGACCACCTCCAGACGCTGGCCCGAGAGATCCGTGGGGAGGGGCCCGCGGACGTCACGGTCGGCAACAAGAGCGTCGCGCTCGATCCCGCCTCGGTGATCGAGTACGACATCGCCGTCGAGGAACGCTCGCCGATGCTCGGTGGCGAGCGCGAGGCGATCACCGTCACCCTCGACTGGGAGGTCGAATCGACGGAGTAACGCTCACCCGTCCGGGGTTCGGTCCGCCAGCACGACGTTGAGAACGACGCCGACCAGCAGGATGTGGGCCCCGAAATACAGCCACAACAGGAACAGCACCGTCCCGCTGATCACGCCGAAGACCGCCGTGATGACCGACATCGAGACGTAGACCCGAAACAGCACCTGCAACAGCGCCCAGCCGACCGCCGCGAACACCGCCCCCGGAAGCACCTCCTGTGGCGTGACGTCGGCGTCGGGGAGCACGTAGTACAGCGGGAAGAAGACGGCGAACAGCCCGCAGACGAGCAACAGCGGGTCGAGTACGGTCAAGTACCTGATCTCCGGCACGAGCGTGAACGCGGCGGCCGTTGCGATGGCTCCCACGATCGCGACCACGATCGCGGTCACGACGAGGAGCCCGTCACGGATCCGTTCGCGAAGCGGTGTCTCGCCCGGATCTGTCCCGTAGATCGCGGCGAACGCGACGTCGAGGCTCAGGAACATTCTCAACGCGGCCCAGACCAACACGACCAGTCCGATGAGGGAACTCCCGACCCAGCCGGTCGCCTCGGTGAGGGTGGTCGCGATCAGGTCCTCGCCCGCGGGGCTGAGATACAGCCGGGTCAACGCGAGCAGGTAGCTCGCGATGGTCTCGCCGGCGAACAGCGTGGTCGCGACCAACACGAGCAACAACAACGGTACCAGCGAGACGAACGCGTAGAACGCGAGGCTACCGGCCAGAAACTGGAGGTTCCGTCGGCGACTCTCCTCGACGATCGCGCGTATCACGGCTATCCCTTTCCCCCATCTCATCCCGCCGTCCATTGTCGACCGTCGGGGAAGGGGGTTCCGGTCGCCGGACCCTGCTAGAGCCGTCGATCGACGCGAAACGTTTAGGACTCGTCTCGGCGTAGCGCCTACAAATCGGGCCATGGATCTGATCATCACCGAGAAGGACAACGCCGCCCGCCGGATCGCCGCCATCCTCAGCGGCGACTCCGCCGAGGTCGAGCGCCAGAACGGCGTCAACGTCTACCGTTGGGGCGGCACGCGCTGTATCGGGCTGTCGGGCCACGTCGTCGCCGTCGACTTCCCGTCGGAGTACTCGGACTGGCGCGACGTCGAGCCCGTCGAACTGATCGGCGCGGACGTCGAGAAAACCCCTACTCAGGAGAACATCGTCCGTACTGTCCGGCTGCTTGCCCGCGATGCGAACCGAGTGACGATCGCGACCGACTACGACCGCGAGGGCGAGCTCATCGGTAAGGAGGCCTACGAGATCGTCCGCGACGTCAACGAGGAGAGCGAGATCGACCGGGTGCGGTTTTCCTCGATCACCGAGGGCGAAGTCAAGAGCGCGTTCGACGAACCCGACGAGATCGACTTCGATCTGGCCGCGGCGGGCGAGGCTCGCCAGATCATCGACCTCGTTTGGGGCGCGGCGCTGACCCGCTTTCTCTCGCTTTCGGCCCGCCAGCTCGGCGACGACTTCATTTCAGTAGGAAGGGTCCAGACGCCCACACTCAAACTGATCGTGGATCGCGAACGCGAGATCGAGGCGTTCGACCCCGAGGCCTACTGGGAGATCTTCGCCGACGTCGCCAAAGCTGAGGAGAGCTTCGATGCCCAGTACTACTATTTAGACGAGGACGACAACGAGGCCGAACGCGTCTGGGACGAGAAGCGCGCCGAAACGGTCTACGAGGAACTGGGCGGGGCGAACGAGGCCGGCGTCGAGTCCGTCTCCCGGCGGACCCGCACCGACGCGCCGCCCGCGCCGTTCAACACCACGCAGTTCATCCGCGCGGCGAGTTCGATCGGCTACTCCGCGAAACGCGCGATGAGCATCGCCGAGGACCTCTATACGGCGGGCTACATCACCTATCCTCGTACCGATAACACGGTCTACCCCGAGGACCTCGACCCTCGGGAGTTGCTCGATGCGTTCACCGGGAACCGGACCTTCGGCGAGGACGCCGAATCACTGCTTGAGAGCGACGAGATCAACCCCACCGAGGGCGACGAGGAGACGACCGACCACCCGCCGATCCACCCGACCGAGGAGCTGCCGACGAAGGGCGAGCTTTCGGATGCCGAGTGGGAGGTCTACGAACTCGTCGTGCGACGCTTCTTTGCGACCGTCGCCGACTCGGCGCGCTGGGAGCACCTCAAGGTCGTCCTCGAAGTAGGTGAGCACCGTCTGAAGGCAAACGGCAAGCGCCTCGTCGAGCCGGGCTATCACTCCGTCTACCCCTACTTCAGCACGAACGAGAACTTCGTTCCCGACGTCGAAGAGGGCGAAACGCTCGCGCTCACCGAGGTTCGAATCGAGGACAAGGAGACTCAACCACCGAGGAGATACGGCCAGTCGCGCCTGATCGAGACGATGGAGTCGATGGGGATCGGGACCAAGAGTACGAGACACAACACGATCGAGAAGCTCTACGACCGGGGCTACATCGAGAACGACCCGCCCCGTCCCACCAAGCTGGCGACGGCGGTCGTCGAGGCCGGCGAGGAGTACGCCGACCGGGTGGTAAGCGAGGCGATGACCGCCCAATTGGAGGACGACATGCAGGCGATCGCCGCCGGCGAGAAGGACCTGGACGAAGTGGCCGGCGAGTCCCGAGAGATGCTCGAACGGGTGTTCGACGACCTGATGGAATCCCGGGAGGAGATCGGCGACCACCTCCAGAAGTCACTGAAGGCCGACAAGACGCTGGGACCCTGCCCCGAATCGGGCCACGACCTGCTGGTTCGGCGCTCGCGGCAGGGCTCGTACTTCGTCGGCTGTGACGGCTACCCCGACTGCGAGTACACCCTGCCGCTTCCCAACACGGGTAAGCCGCTCATTCTGGACGAGACCTGCGAGGAACACGACCTGCGTCACATGAAGATGCTCGCCGGTCGGGGCACGTTCGTCCACGGCTGTCCCCAGTGTAAGGCCGACGAGGCCGACGAGGAGGAGGACCGGATCATCGGGGCGTGTCCCGAGTGCGGGGCGGGCGCGATCCCGCCGGCCGAGCGCGACGGGGAGGACCCCGAGGCGACCGCCGAGAACGGCCAGCCCGTCGAGGCCGACGGCGGGGAACTCGCGATCAAGCAACTCCGAAACGGCTCGCGGCTCGTCGGCTGTACGCGCTATCCCGACTGCGAGTACTCGTTGCCGCTGCCCCGGCGTGGTGACATCGAGATCACCGACGACCACTGCGAGGAACACGGTCTCCCCGAGCTACTGGTGCATTCGGGCGACGAACCGTGGGAGCTTGGCTGTCCGATCTGTAACTACCGGGAGTACCGGGAGCGCGAGAGCGACTCGGGGACCGACCTCGAATCCATCGAGGGCGTGGGCGCGAAGACCGCCGAGAAGCTCGCCGCCGCGGGCGTCGAGAGCGTCAGCGACCTGCAGGACGCCGAGGCGGAGACGGTCGCAGACGAGGTCGATGGGGTCAGCGTTGACCGGGTTCGAAAGTGGCAGGCCAAAGCCGGCTGAGGGTCGTCAGTCCACGGTTCCTCACTCCACGGTTTCGCTACGCGGATCGAACTCGTACTCGCGAAGCGTGTCGGGATCGATCTCGTCGAGGACGCGCTCGTGGGTCGCTTCGAGCACGATCCGTGGTGCGTATCCAGCCTCGCGGGCCTCGACCCAGCGGGGCAGACAGAGACACCACCGGTCACCCGGTTCGAGCCCCGGAAAGTCCAGTTCGGGCTGGGGGGTCACGAGGTCGTTCCCCTGTGCCTTGCTGAACTCGAGGAACTCCTCGCTCAGTACCGCACAGACCTCGTGGCGACCCGGATCCCGTTGGAGGTGCCGACAGTGGCCATCTCGGAGAAAGCCGGTCTCCGGCTCGGCGCTACAGGGGCGGAGTTCGGTGCCGTAGACGTTTCGGTCGGGTTCGTCGCTCATGGGCGGGCCTTCGGTCGGCGGGGGGAAAACGGTGGCTGCTCCGGACGGCCGCCTCATCGTCGTGACACCCCGAACCCCACCGAAGGGGTTTTAGCGCGTCCTTCGAATTGCAGTGGTATGAGCGCGCCGTGGACCGACTGGGATCACATCGTCAAGATCGATCCCGACAAGGACCTCGCCGAGGGGGACACGTTCGAGGACGTCTGCCGGACGGGGACCGACGCCATCGAGATCGGGGGGACGCTGGACATGACCGAGGAGAAGATGCAGCAGGTGATCGACGCCTGCGCGAAGTACGACGTCCCGCTGTATCAGGAACCCTCGAACCCCGCGGTCGTCGTCGAGGACGAGGCGCTCGACGGCTATCTCGTTCCGACCGTCTTCAACGCGGGCGACGTCTCGTGGGTCGTCGGCGCGCACAAGGAGTGGGTCCGGATCAGCGACATCGACTGGGATCGCACCTACACCGAGGCGTACATCGTGCTCAACCCCGAGGCGAGCGTCGCCCAGCTCACCGAGGCGAACTGCGATCAGTCCGCCGAGGACGTCGCGGCCTACGCGGAGGTCGCAGAACGCCTGTTCGGCCAGCCGGTCGTTTACATCGAGTACTCGGGCACGTTCGGCGACCCGGAGAAGGTCCGGGCCGCAAGCGAGGCGATAGAGGAGGCGACCCTCTTTTACGGCGGCGGCATCGGCGACTACGAGTCGGCGAACACGATGGCCGAGTACGCCGACGTGATCGTCGTCGGGAACCTGCTACACGAGGCGGGCTGTGGGGCGGTCGAGAGGACCGTCGAGGGGGTCCGCGACGCCCGGTCCGAGGTTCCGAACCGCTGGTAGGCCCGATATCAAAACGTTGAGTAGGTTACCACCGATACATCTCCCACGGGGAACTCGTCGGTGTTCGAGGACGCCCGTCGCGCTCGGGACGATTCCAACGGTCGACACCGACCTCAGTAGTATGACAGGCACTCATCCGACCAACGTCGTCCTCATCACGGTCGATTCGCTTCGCGCCGACGCGATCGACCCGTACGCCGACGGAGGTCATACACCGACGTTGCAACGGCTCGCCGACCGGGGGACCGTGTTCGAACACGCCTTCGCCACCGGCAACTGGACCCCGTTTTCCTTCCCGGGGCTGTTGGCCTCGCGGCCGGTGTTCGCCGATTCGGGGACGATCGGCGTCACCGAAAGCGAGACGCTCGCCGAGACGCTCGCCGGGGCCGGGATCCGGGCGGGGGGGTTCAACGCCGCGAACGGCTTTCTCACCGACCACTGGGGCTACGACAGCGGGTTCGACGAGTTCGAGTCCTTCGTCGCCGACGCCGGCTCGTTCTACGGGCAGTATCTCGCGGCCCACCCGACCGTCGAGGCGTGGCTCCAACTGGCGAGCGCGCCGGTTCGCCGGCTCGTCTCGCGGGCTCGCGGGGGCGACGACGACCGGCCCTTCATGGACGCCTCGCGGATGGTCGACGTCGAGCACCGCGCGCGGGCGTTCATCGAGGACCGCCAGGAGCCCTTCTTCCTCTGGATCCACTACATGGACACGCACACCCCCTACGCGCCCGCACCCAGACACTTCCGGGAGGTCTCCTCCTCGACGCTCGGGACCCCACAGATGATACTGGCTCACGCGCGTGCGGGCCTCGGGCGGGAGGTCGGCGACCGGACGCTGTCCGATCTGCGGACGCTCTATCGGGCGACGGTTCGGCAGGTCGACGCGAGCATCGAACGCGTGCTCGGGACGCTTGCCGACAGCGGCCTGCGCGACGAGACCGCGATCGTCGTCGCCGGCGATCACGGCGAGGAGTTCCAGGACCACGGCCACCTCGCGCACTACCCCAAGCTCTACGACGAACTCATCCACGTACCGTTGCTGATCGACGCTCCGGGAACCGAACCCGGCCGGGTCGAGGGAGCCGTCGGATTGGACGCCGTTCCGCCGACGGTCTGTGACCTGTTCGGCGTCGCCCCGCCCGATTCGTGGTCGGGCACCTCGCTCGTCGACGCCCTCGGCGGGGCGGAACTCGACGACGAGCCGGTGGTGTCGGTGACCGTCCGCGGCGAGGAGGTCACTCAGCAGCCGATTCCGCGGGACCTCGCGGACGGCGAGCTGCTGGTGAGCGCGCGCACGGCCGCGTGGACCTACATTGAGAACGCGGAAACCGGCGAACGGGAGCTGTACCACCGCCCCTCGGACCCCACCCAACAGCGCGACCTTTCCGTGGATCCCTCCCGTGAGCAGGCGGCGGCGATCGACCGGCTGCGCCCGTCGGTGACGTCCCGGATCGGACTGCTCGACGGGACGTCCGCCGACAACGGGATGACCGAACCGGACGGAGAGCTCGAAGCACGACTCGAGGCGCTTGGATATCGATAGTATGGTTCGGGCACTGCTCCGCGAACTCGCCGGCGGGCGGTTCGCGGTCCGAATCAGGCGATTCGTCGCCGTCGGTGCGGTCGCGGCGGGGGTTCAGACGCTGCTTCTGGGCGGGTTCGTCGAGTACGCCGGCCTCCACTACCTGCTCGCGGCGACGGTCGCAATCGAGATCACGATCGTCTTCCAGTACGTGCTCAACAACCTCTGGACCTTTCGAGCGGTCAAGAACACGGGCCGGGGCGAGTTCTTTCACGGACTGCTCAAGACAAACATCGTCCGCGGATCGGCGATCCCGATCCAGCTCGCGGTCCTCTATGGGATCGTCACGTGGTCGGGGATCGCGTACCTGATCGCGAACGGGATCGCCATCCTCGTCAGCGGGATCTACCGGTACGTGCTCGATGCCCGGTGGACGTGGGACGTCTGAGACCACGACCGGATGAGCGAAATGGCCGGGCTTAAGTCCCGCTTCGCTCAACGGGAGGTATGGAAAACCGAACCTACACCGCCGAGGCCGAGCCCGGCGAGACCGCCACGGTCGCGGGCTGGGTCCACGAGATCCGCGACCTCGGTGGCATCGCGTTTCTCATCCTTCGGGACAAATCCGGGAAGATCCAGATCAAGTTCGAGAAAGAGGAGATGGACGACGACCTCGTCGAGACGGGGCTCGACCTCTCCCGCGAGAGCGTGATCTCGGTGACCGGCGCGGTCGAGGAGGAGCCACGCGCACCCACTGGCGTCGAGGTCACGCCCGATGAACTCGACGTGATCGCCGAGGCCGAACCCGAACTCCCGCTCGACCCCTCGGGGAAGGTCGACGCCGAACTCTCGACGCGACTCGACAACCGGACGCTCGACCTCCGAAAGGAGGAGACGAAGGCCATCTTCGAGATTCGCGCCGAAATCCTCCGGGCGGTCAGGGAGAGCTTCCGCGAGATCGGCTGTACGGAGATCAACACGCCGAAGATCGTCGCCACAGGCACCGAGGGCGGCACCGAGCTGTTCCCGATCACCTACTTCGGACAGGAGGCGTTCATGAACCAGTCCCCGCAGCTGTTCAAGCAGCTGATGGTCGGCTCCGGGCTCGAACGCGTCTTCGAGGTCGGCCCGATCTTCCGCGCCGAGGAGCACAACACGCCCCGCCATCTCAACGAGGCGACGATGATCGACTTCGAGAGCGCCTTCATCGACCACGAGGAGGCGATGGACGCCTGCGAGCGCACCCTGCTCGCGGCTTATGAGGGCGTCGCCGAGAACTGCGAGGAGCAGCTCGAAACGCTCGGCTACGAAGACTTCGAGGTACCCGACGAAGCGTTCCCGCGACTCACGTATGAGGAGGCCATCGAGCGCATCAACGCGACGGGTGAGCTCGACGAGCAGCTCGTCTGGGGCGACGACCTCCCAACCGAGGCCGAGAAGGCGCTGGGACAGGACGTCGGCGGGCACTACTTCGTGACCGACTGGCCCAGCGAGATCAAGCCCTTCTACATCCAGGACTACGAGAACGGCGAACTCTCGAAGGGGTTCGACCTGATGCACCCACGAATGGAGTTGGTCTCGGGCGGGCAGCGCGAACACCGCTACGACCACCTCGTTGAGGGGTTCGAAGCCCAGGGGCTCGACCCCGCACAGTTCGAGTATTACACGAAGATGTTCAAGTACGGAATGCCGCCCCACGCCGGCTGGGCCTACGGCGTCGAGCGCCTCGTGATGACGATGCTCGACCTGGGCAACATCCGCGAGGCCGTTCTGTTCCCGCGGGATCGCCAGCGTCTGTCGCCGTAGCGATCGCGTGGGGGTTCGCGGGACCGTCGGTCCCGCCCAGTTCCTGCGAGATAGCCAGCGATCGAGTCCGTAGATGACGGCGCACCTGTCAAGCAGGAGCCAGCAGAGGTTTTATTCGCCGTTCGTCCCGAGGATGGGACGATGACTGATCTGAACGAGCAGGTGCTCGACGAGGCACGCCAGTACGGCGAGACGCTGACGACCCGCGAGCTACTGCTTCTCATCGAACGGGACCATCCCGGCGCGGGCGTCGACGAGGAGACGCTTGCCGCCTACGACGAGGCCATCGCGGACGACGACGTCCTCCCGTTCGCCGAGGGGCACCTCCGCTCGTCCGTCGACGAGAACCTCGTGACCGACGACCAGTGGCGCGATGCGGACACGTACTACGACGTGGGGGACGGGCGGATCAGCCTCTTTCCGAAGCGGTGGCACGATCGGCTCGCAGACAGCGACGACCTCCGCGAGTACGTCACGATCATCGAGGCGGCAAGCGCCGACGAGGATTCGGCCGCCGACCTCCCCCGCGGCGGCAACGGAACCGGCGTTCCCGAGAGCCTCCTGCTCGATGCGATGATCGCGATCGACGGTATCGACCGCGAGGCGGCGAAGGAACGCCTCGAACGCGAGCGCCGCGACGGTGACCTCGTCCAGGACGCGGACCAACACCCGGACGCGCGGGTCTACCTGTCCGAAGAGGCCGAGGAGATGCGCGACGACTGGCTCGATTACTGACGGCTCGCGATCCCATAGTGTCGGCGTTCGTATCGGTATCATACTAACGACTGATCGTGGGCGGACCGGCGATTCGAGCGGCATTTATCGCCGACGCTGTTAGCAACTTGATAAGATCAATTATCAAACACATATATATACTTGTAGATAAAGTGTTGTTATATAGAAATCAGATGAACGTCAGCGACTTTACATTCGATCATTACGGGCGGCTCCTCGATGCGGCGCTCGACAACGACTATACGTTCTATACCGTCGAGGAGTACGTCACCCGAGCGGAGCACGACGATCCACATATCGTCGTTCGCCACGACGTCGACCGGAAGGTCGCAACGGCCCGTGCGATGGCCCACGTTGAGGCCGGACGCGGTATTTCGACGACGTACTACTTCCGTACGTCGACGTTCAGTCCGGAGGTGGCCGCGGAATTCGAGGAACTCGGCCACGAGGTCGGCTATCACTACGAGGACTTCGTGAAAACACGCGGGGACTTCGAGGCGGCCCACGAACGGTTCGCCCGGAACCTCGACGAGTTCAGGGAGCACGCCGACATCGCGACGATCTGTCCGCACGGGAGCCCACTGTCGCCCCACCACAACCTCGACATGTGGCACGGCGAGTACGGAATCGACAGGTACGATCTGACCGCCGAGGCGTATCTCTCGGTCGATACCGCGAGCGACGACCCCGAGAAGCCCTCCTACGTCTCCGACACCGGTCGGGATTGGGCGACGACGATCGCCGACTTCGGTCGGATCTCGACGACCGACGACCTGATCGCCGCGATGGAATCGGGTACCTGCGACCGACTCTACTTGCTCGTTCACCCTGGTCGGTGGTCGCGAAACCCCGCCGAGCAGGTCCAGCGCGTCGCATGGGACGTCGCCGCGGAGGCGGGCAAATCCGTCGCGAAGGGCGCTCACGCGCTCGGCCGATCCTCCGGTGACTGGATCTCCCGTGCCATGCGCGATCGAGTATAAGCCCTTAACTCCCGGCCTCGCGAACCCCGTCCAATGAG
Proteins encoded in this window:
- the gatB gene encoding Asp-tRNA(Asn)/Glu-tRNA(Gln) amidotransferase subunit GatB, yielding MTAQATQQRDLTVVIGLEVHVQLETDTKVFCGCSTDLADADPNTHTCPTCLGLPGALPVLNEAAVESAVKLGKAIDAEIPQQTRFHRKNYYYPDLPKDFQITQYDAPICQDGRLEIGVEGERREIGIERAHLEEDPGSLQHAGGNIETAEHTLVNYNRAGVPLMEIVTEPDFRSPKETRAFLAKLEEVLEYLGVFDSTRDGSLRIDANISLVPGEEVEESGAIGAATLAAANRTEVKNISSHKGAEKALAYEVTRQRNARRRGREIEQETRHWDESRGITVSMRSKEDEKDYRYFPEADLPVLKVADWTESIDIPELPEARRERFREEYGLDAEAASKLTSTKQVADFYEDVASDFDPGLAATWVADDLLGELNYRDMRIADIEGRLDDVRRLIELVDEGLITAKNAREVVLREMLDSRTDPDAVVESEGLGKTDDEAVAAAVEEAIEENPEAVADVEAGDDGAINFLVGQVMGKTGGSADPGRVNQLLRERL
- a CDS encoding DNA topoisomerase I; this encodes MDLIITEKDNAARRIAAILSGDSAEVERQNGVNVYRWGGTRCIGLSGHVVAVDFPSEYSDWRDVEPVELIGADVEKTPTQENIVRTVRLLARDANRVTIATDYDREGELIGKEAYEIVRDVNEESEIDRVRFSSITEGEVKSAFDEPDEIDFDLAAAGEARQIIDLVWGAALTRFLSLSARQLGDDFISVGRVQTPTLKLIVDREREIEAFDPEAYWEIFADVAKAEESFDAQYYYLDEDDNEAERVWDEKRAETVYEELGGANEAGVESVSRRTRTDAPPAPFNTTQFIRAASSIGYSAKRAMSIAEDLYTAGYITYPRTDNTVYPEDLDPRELLDAFTGNRTFGEDAESLLESDEINPTEGDEETTDHPPIHPTEELPTKGELSDAEWEVYELVVRRFFATVADSARWEHLKVVLEVGEHRLKANGKRLVEPGYHSVYPYFSTNENFVPDVEEGETLALTEVRIEDKETQPPRRYGQSRLIETMESMGIGTKSTRHNTIEKLYDRGYIENDPPRPTKLATAVVEAGEEYADRVVSEAMTAQLEDDMQAIAAGEKDLDEVAGESREMLERVFDDLMESREEIGDHLQKSLKADKTLGPCPESGHDLLVRRSRQGSYFVGCDGYPDCEYTLPLPNTGKPLILDETCEEHDLRHMKMLAGRGTFVHGCPQCKADEADEEEDRIIGACPECGAGAIPPAERDGEDPEATAENGQPVEADGGELAIKQLRNGSRLVGCTRYPDCEYSLPLPRRGDIEITDDHCEEHGLPELLVHSGDEPWELGCPICNYREYRERESDSGTDLESIEGVGAKTAEKLAAAGVESVSDLQDAEAETVADEVDGVSVDRVRKWQAKAG
- a CDS encoding GtrA family protein, with protein sequence MVRALLRELAGGRFAVRIRRFVAVGAVAAGVQTLLLGGFVEYAGLHYLLAATVAIEITIVFQYVLNNLWTFRAVKNTGRGEFFHGLLKTNIVRGSAIPIQLAVLYGIVTWSGIAYLIANGIAILVSGIYRYVLDARWTWDV
- a CDS encoding phosphoglycerol geranylgeranyltransferase, whose translation is MSAPWTDWDHIVKIDPDKDLAEGDTFEDVCRTGTDAIEIGGTLDMTEEKMQQVIDACAKYDVPLYQEPSNPAVVVEDEALDGYLVPTVFNAGDVSWVVGAHKEWVRISDIDWDRTYTEAYIVLNPEASVAQLTEANCDQSAEDVAAYAEVAERLFGQPVVYIEYSGTFGDPEKVRAASEAIEEATLFYGGGIGDYESANTMAEYADVIVVGNLLHEAGCGAVERTVEGVRDARSEVPNRW
- a CDS encoding sulfatase encodes the protein MTGTHPTNVVLITVDSLRADAIDPYADGGHTPTLQRLADRGTVFEHAFATGNWTPFSFPGLLASRPVFADSGTIGVTESETLAETLAGAGIRAGGFNAANGFLTDHWGYDSGFDEFESFVADAGSFYGQYLAAHPTVEAWLQLASAPVRRLVSRARGGDDDRPFMDASRMVDVEHRARAFIEDRQEPFFLWIHYMDTHTPYAPAPRHFREVSSSTLGTPQMILAHARAGLGREVGDRTLSDLRTLYRATVRQVDASIERVLGTLADSGLRDETAIVVAGDHGEEFQDHGHLAHYPKLYDELIHVPLLIDAPGTEPGRVEGAVGLDAVPPTVCDLFGVAPPDSWSGTSLVDALGGAELDDEPVVSVTVRGEEVTQQPIPRDLADGELLVSARTAAWTYIENAETGERELYHRPSDPTQQRDLSVDPSREQAAAIDRLRPSVTSRIGLLDGTSADNGMTEPDGELEARLEALGYR
- a CDS encoding amphi-Trp domain-containing protein, whose product is MSDTMSDEQDLSRNEVADHLQTLAREIRGEGPADVTVGNKSVALDPASVIEYDIAVEERSPMLGGEREAITVTLDWEVESTE
- the aspS gene encoding aspartate--tRNA(Asn) ligase, which encodes MENRTYTAEAEPGETATVAGWVHEIRDLGGIAFLILRDKSGKIQIKFEKEEMDDDLVETGLDLSRESVISVTGAVEEEPRAPTGVEVTPDELDVIAEAEPELPLDPSGKVDAELSTRLDNRTLDLRKEETKAIFEIRAEILRAVRESFREIGCTEINTPKIVATGTEGGTELFPITYFGQEAFMNQSPQLFKQLMVGSGLERVFEVGPIFRAEEHNTPRHLNEATMIDFESAFIDHEEAMDACERTLLAAYEGVAENCEEQLETLGYEDFEVPDEAFPRLTYEEAIERINATGELDEQLVWGDDLPTEAEKALGQDVGGHYFVTDWPSEIKPFYIQDYENGELSKGFDLMHPRMELVSGGQREHRYDHLVEGFEAQGLDPAQFEYYTKMFKYGMPPHAGWAYGVERLVMTMLDLGNIREAVLFPRDRQRLSP
- a CDS encoding YihY/virulence factor BrkB family protein codes for the protein MDGGMRWGKGIAVIRAIVEESRRRNLQFLAGSLAFYAFVSLVPLLLLVLVATTLFAGETIASYLLALTRLYLSPAGEDLIATTLTEATGWVGSSLIGLVVLVWAALRMFLSLDVAFAAIYGTDPGETPLRERIRDGLLVVTAIVVAIVGAIATAAAFTLVPEIRYLTVLDPLLLVCGLFAVFFPLYYVLPDADVTPQEVLPGAVFAAVGWALLQVLFRVYVSMSVITAVFGVISGTVLFLLWLYFGAHILLVGVVLNVVLADRTPDG
- a CDS encoding DUF2237 family protein codes for the protein MSDEPDRNVYGTELRPCSAEPETGFLRDGHCRHLQRDPGRHEVCAVLSEEFLEFSKAQGNDLVTPQPELDFPGLEPGDRWCLCLPRWVEAREAGYAPRIVLEATHERVLDEIDPDTLREYEFDPRSETVE